The region CTAAAGATCTACCGAAATCGAGGCTTTCGTCCCTCTTAGTGCTGTAAAAAAGCCCGGCATGGGCATCGGCCCTTCCTTCATTGACCATACGCAGGGTTTCTCCCCACGGGGCGGCCTTGAAATTCAGCCTGGTGCCGTTTTTTTTCGACCAGAGCTTCCAGTAATCCATTATCAACCCATCTGGATTACCATCTTTGTTACGGAACTCAAAAGGCTGGCAATCTTCACAATAGACTACGGAAAGAGAATCTTTTACCTGTTTAGCTGCATACGTGATTTGAGCAGAAAGGATAAGAACAAGGGTAATCACAAAAACTAAACGCTTCATAATCATCTGGAATACCCCCTGAAAAACACGTAGAATGAAAAACTAAGAGTAAAACAATATAAAAATCAGATTTAAAGAAAGATAGCTAACAGATGAAACTATGTAAACAATTCTGAACAATACCGCATCTGCATAAGATGGAAGATGAGATAATAACAACATCTTGTGAATGCATCGTTATTAAACCCTGTAACTGTTCAGCAGTAAAAGTATGTCCCGAACCTACCAAAATACAAAAGAAATAATCGCAGCCCTGCAAAAAGACATTAACCTGAACAGGGCTGATCTTCCCGAGCTTGCGGAACTTTCCACCAAAGTCCGGCGCAAAAATTACCGTAAAGGCGAAATAATTTTCAAAGCGGGAGATGATTCAAATAATTTCTGTCTGGTGGAAAGCGGCAAAGTGATTCTCTCCAAGCAGTCCCCTTCGGGAAAATCATTCACCTACCTTATCGCCACCCGGGGAATGACCCTGAACGGAATCACCTGTTTTAAATCCGGGCCGCGACTTTTCTCAGCCCGTGTTGTGCAGGACTCGGCAATTATCACTATCCCCTGTCAGGATTTTAAATTCTGGGTAGAAAACACTCCCGCCGTGGCCATGGGCATTCTGGGAACCATGGGCGAACTGCTCGACGGTGCATACACCCGCATAATCGACCTCATCGACGAAAGTGTGGAAACCCGCATCCTGAATGTGCTCAGTATGCTTTCAACACGCATAGGCGAGAACCTGCCGCTCACCAACGGCGACATTGCGGAAATGGTGGGCACTTCAAGGGAAAGCGCGGCCCGGGTCATATCCCGGTTGCAGGAAGCAGGCATTGTAACCAAAGCGCGGGGAAGCATAAGCATTCTCAACAAAGAACAACTCGATGAAACGGCATCCAGCCCTTTTTTTATAATCTGATTTTCCGGCCTTAAGTGACCCGCGTCATTGTTCGTATCCCAATTTCATCATATTCCCTGCTTGAGTTACCTAACCTGAAAAAAGGAATACAATAATGGAAGGATACTTAATCACCTTCTTCACTCAGCAGAACAGGGAGCATGAAAGTACCCCGCTGGCTGACTGGATAGTGGAAGAAGCAAAAAGAGCAGGAGTTCGCGGCGCGACTCTCTTTAGCGGTAAAGAGGGATTCGGTCACGACGGGCGGTTTCATTCAGGAAATTATTTCGACTTTGATGATCCGCCGCAGCTGATTACCATGGCCCTGACCGAAGAAGAGTGCGACCTATTATTTCCCCGCCTTCAGAAATGCAGTCAGCATATTTTCTACACCAAATCAAAAGCCGAGTTCGGTTTTATTTCATAACACCGTTCCGGTCTCTTTTACCTCACCTTTACACCGCTGCAGAAGTGTAAATCGGATAACAGGCGTGGCAGCCGCAAGGTTGCCCGCGCATTTTCATTAAAGGAATTTTCAAATGATAGGACCATTTATCAACGGAGGCGCACTGCTCATCGGCAGTGTTGCCGGGGCCATGCTCGGCCCTAAGCTGAATACCAACATCCGCACCCGCATGCCCATGGTTTTCGGCTGCGCCTCCATGGGCCTCGGCGTAGCCATGATTGTAAAAGTAAAGTTGCTGGCTCCGGTAATGCTGGCCCTTGTGGTCGGTTCACTGCTGGGGGAAATAATCCAGCTCGAGGCCCTGATTCAAAAAGCTGCGGCAAAGGCAAGGGTGGTAATCGAAAAGCTGACCCGGCCCAGCGGAGATATGTCACAGGAAGAATTCCTCGACAAATTCGTAGCCCTGCTGGTCCTCTTCTGCATGAGCGGGACCGGCATATACGGCTCCATGACCGAAGGAATGACCGGCGATCCTACCCTGCTGATAGTTAAATCAATCCTTGATCTGTTCACAGCACCCATATTTGCCTCAACCATGGGTTTCACTGTCGGGATTCTTGTTTTCCCGCAATTTGCGGTTCAAGCGCTGCTTTTCCTCGGAGCTTCGCTCATCCTGCCCCTGACCACACCGGACATGCTGGCCGACTTTTCCGCCTGCGGTGGACTTATAATGCTGGCTACAGGTTTCCGCATCTGCGGCATAAAACAGTTTCCGGTAGCTAATATGATCCCGGCCCTGCTTATGGTTATGCCCCTATCGCATTTCTGGACAATTTACTTTACATAGAAAAATCCCCGCAATGCAGAGGCGTTGCGGGGATTAACAGCTATTGGGATAAATTTATTCCGGGTAATCAAACTCCGCCCGGAGTACATCAAGCGCGACCAGTTCTTTATCCTTGTAGCGGTCCTTATCGATGAGGGTCGGCTGCCCTGTTGGCGGCACATCGTGATACATGTATTTATAGATATCGAAATTGAGACAGGTTTCACCGCGTAAATGCATTTCCCGGAACCACTGGCAGCCCACGTCAAGAATCTGCTTGCCCACGTTGATAAAAGCACCGAAGGGTGTAACCTTGCCAACCGGCATTGTCATCTTCCG is a window of Maridesulfovibrio sp. DNA encoding:
- a CDS encoding Crp/Fnr family transcriptional regulator; the encoded protein is MSRTYQNTKEIIAALQKDINLNRADLPELAELSTKVRRKNYRKGEIIFKAGDDSNNFCLVESGKVILSKQSPSGKSFTYLIATRGMTLNGITCFKSGPRLFSARVVQDSAIITIPCQDFKFWVENTPAVAMGILGTMGELLDGAYTRIIDLIDESVETRILNVLSMLSTRIGENLPLTNGDIAEMVGTSRESAARVISRLQEAGIVTKARGSISILNKEQLDETASSPFFII
- a CDS encoding DUF190 domain-containing protein, with product MEGYLITFFTQQNREHESTPLADWIVEEAKRAGVRGATLFSGKEGFGHDGRFHSGNYFDFDDPPQLITMALTEEECDLLFPRLQKCSQHIFYTKSKAEFGFIS
- a CDS encoding DUF554 domain-containing protein, translated to MIGPFINGGALLIGSVAGAMLGPKLNTNIRTRMPMVFGCASMGLGVAMIVKVKLLAPVMLALVVGSLLGEIIQLEALIQKAAAKARVVIEKLTRPSGDMSQEEFLDKFVALLVLFCMSGTGIYGSMTEGMTGDPTLLIVKSILDLFTAPIFASTMGFTVGILVFPQFAVQALLFLGASLILPLTTPDMLADFSACGGLIMLATGFRICGIKQFPVANMIPALLMVMPLSHFWTIYFT